ATTTTGGCAATAAACAAGTAAAAAACGGTGTAGAACGCATCATAAATGATAAATTATAAGTCTCCGTGTCTCCGCGTCTCCGTGTTTTAACTATTCAAGTTATTGATTAGCAGATAGTTGAAAATCGAGCTGGCGTTAAAAAAAGAGCAATAGAATCTTAACTGTTTCTTAAAATTAGAAATGTAAAAAAGCGTACAGCATAAACATTATTTACTCCAATAAAAATGGCGAAGAAACAAAATGTTTGCTATAGTCGCCTTCATAAAATAATCATCAAACAAAAACAATGCCCTCTATCATCCGTGTTCTAGATGAACATACCATCAATCAAATTGCAGCAGGAGAAGTCATTGAACATCCAGCTTCTGTTGTCAAGGAGCTTGTAGAAAATGCTCTCGATGCTTCCGCAAAAAATATTTCAATAGAAATTCTTGTAGGCGGCAGACAACTCATCCGCATCATTGATGATGGCATAGGAATGGGTCCTGACGATGCCCTTCTTTCAATAGAGCGACATGCTACTTCTAAAATACGATCTAGCAATGACTTAAACTCCGCGCTCACCATGGGGTTTCGAGGAGAAGCACTTGCCTCTATAGCATCTGTATCCAAAATGAAAATTCTTACTAAAGAGCAAAACTCCACCGGAGATGGTTTTTTAATCATCATAGAAGGCGGCAAAATATTACAACAAAACTTAGCTCCTGCATCATTTGGAACCACAATCGAAATTAAATCGCTATTTTTTAACACTCCTGCCAGAAGAAAATTCCAAAAATCCATAGAGAGAGATAATGCAGAAATTCACAAAACTGTAAGTTCTCTTGCTCTTGCAAATCCAAAGATTTCATTTCAACTCATTTGCAACCAAAAACTATTGCTAAAAACTTCTGCAGTTTCTTCCAGCCTATTTTTAGATGAACTACAAGAGCGCATCGTCAATACACTTGGAAATGACTATTTTCAAGAGATGCAAAGACTTTCTCTTCAAACAAACGAAATTCATCTTGAAGGCTTTATTTCAACTCCCAATAACACACGTCTCAATCGAAGTGGCCAGTATCTTTTTGTCAACAAACGCCCTATTCTCTGCCCTCTTATTTCTCTTGCAATACTTGATGGCTATGGAACACTATTATCTCCAAGGCGCTATCCCAATTATGTACTACATTTAAACATACCTACAGACCTTATCGATGTAAATGTACACCCGCAAAAAAAAGAGATCCGCATTCGTAAAGAGGCTCTATTAAGAAAACAGATTGCTGCAGGCGTAGAACAATCCCTACATACGCGTGCTAAACCAACTCTTGCAACTCTACCTTGGGAAGATAATGAATGTTCTTTTCTTTCAAAACCTTTCTCCTTTCAAGAAGAGTCCGGCTCTTACTTTATAAAAAATACAATTTCTCACCCGCCAGCAGCCCACCAAACTTTTTCTTTCCAGGCCTTAAAACCTACCATCAAAGAAGAATCAAGCTTTCTACTTGAAAAACAAAAGCTTACCCTACTTGCTCTTTGGCCTCCTTATATTGTTCTAGATGCTTCTTTATTAGAAGAAAAACATGCATCTCTTATTTCTCCAAACAAATACCCTCTCGAGGGGCTATTGTTTATCGATCAAAAAACTGCCCACAAACGTGTGTTATATGATTCACTATGCATAACTCAAAATAAGCAAAATAACTCCTTACATATTCAAGAGCTTTTAATACCCATGCATTTTGAATTTACGCATACAGAGTCCATTATTTTAGAAACACATCTTGAAGACCTAAGTAAATTAGGAATTGGCATTCGCTACTTTGGCAATAATACTTTCGTTGTAGATTCCCTTCCAGAGACCTTATCCAAGCAAGATATCTCTTCTCTTCTTCATAACTTTTTAAATGATATACAAGATGCGTTGAATGGAAAGAGAGAAAAAAATCATGAAGATCTATTACTTCTTCTTTCTAATGCCTCCATGAAAAGCATGAAGACCTTATCCCTCCCTGAAGCAGAAGCACTCGTTACAGCTCTTTTCCAATCTTCACTGCCTTCTTGCTGTCCTTCGGGAAAACCAATCTTTTTTTATCTAGAAAAATCTTTCATTAACAAAAGGCTATCTCTATGACAAAACAACGCATCGAAAATCTTCAGAAATACCTCTTAAAACATAATATAGAGCTTTTTATCGTAGATAATCCCATAGATTTATATTA
This portion of the Chlamydiales bacterium genome encodes:
- the mutL gene encoding DNA mismatch repair endonuclease MutL; its protein translation is MPSIIRVLDEHTINQIAAGEVIEHPASVVKELVENALDASAKNISIEILVGGRQLIRIIDDGIGMGPDDALLSIERHATSKIRSSNDLNSALTMGFRGEALASIASVSKMKILTKEQNSTGDGFLIIIEGGKILQQNLAPASFGTTIEIKSLFFNTPARRKFQKSIERDNAEIHKTVSSLALANPKISFQLICNQKLLLKTSAVSSSLFLDELQERIVNTLGNDYFQEMQRLSLQTNEIHLEGFISTPNNTRLNRSGQYLFVNKRPILCPLISLAILDGYGTLLSPRRYPNYVLHLNIPTDLIDVNVHPQKKEIRIRKEALLRKQIAAGVEQSLHTRAKPTLATLPWEDNECSFLSKPFSFQEESGSYFIKNTISHPPAAHQTFSFQALKPTIKEESSFLLEKQKLTLLALWPPYIVLDASLLEEKHASLISPNKYPLEGLLFIDQKTAHKRVLYDSLCITQNKQNNSLHIQELLIPMHFEFTHTESIILETHLEDLSKLGIGIRYFGNNTFVVDSLPETLSKQDISSLLHNFLNDIQDALNGKREKNHEDLLLLLSNASMKSMKTLSLPEAEALVTALFQSSLPSCCPSGKPIFFYLEKSFINKRLSL